GTACTGGAACTGTCCTGATACTTTGCATACAGTACCAGTACAGTACTGGTTCGAGCCCTTCTGATCCCAGTCCCAGCGTTCGTTCCCATAAAAGGACCCAGTTTGTCGGTCCGACCTGAACCCGGGTGCGATGGTATTTCTGCTGGTTTAGCCGCAGGGTAACGCGATGCTAGAGGATTAGATTATTTATTTGATCATCATTTTAAACCAGAGCGGCCCGGCTGCCAGGTGGCGGTGCCAAAGCTCCTGAGGGGAAACACGACACTCATCAGAGATCCCAAGTATTTATAGACTCCTCTTTTATACGACAGAGGGATGTTTACCAGCCTGCCGTCTTTCAGGGGGTTCTGCTACGGCTTCATGCTGATGAGGCTGAGTTCAGCATCCAGCTGTTGCTGCTGAGGCGGCAGGCGCCAAACAATTCAGACGTTTAGCTCCTCAAAGATCTGATCTGAAACTCCTGGATCTTAACGAACAGCCGGGATCACCCCTGcccccacctccgccccccccccccccccctgccaccaccttcgcccccaccccgcccccggGACCACAGCCCTGCTTATAGAAAGTGCTGATGCAGCTTCAGGCGGAGAACAGATTACtgcagaagaggagagagttGAACACGGAGTGATGGAGACGAGAGAAAGGCCTTTGTTATTAATAACCGATTATTTTAGGTCCTGCCCGACAGCAACTGGTCCTGTTGAAGATCAGATGACTTGAGGAGGAAGGTACTGGCACTGCATGGAGACACACTCATCAATAATCAATCCATACTCACCAAAGTAGGAACCATAACTGAGTGTTTTTCCCTTCCAACGCTAACATCTGAATCACCTGAGAGTTGAacacccccctggacccccgtccacacagagccagcgtctctctcctctctctcgccgccCCCTGTGCTCTGATCTCCATCTCCTCAGCGGTCTCATTcttatacaccccccccccccaccccccacagactcaccccccacccctcctctgcGCTCCAGGAGGTATCTGGTTCGTCCCCGCTGGCACGCGGCCGTGATATTTCAGGCGCTGCCGGGCGTGGGTCTGAGGAGACATCATCTCCATAAAGAGGAGAGCCAGCTCCTTATTTGATCTGATATAAACCCAGTGGAAACTCTCCTGCTGCCTCAGTTTGTCCCTGAGTCTCTaaggtcctcctccttctcttctcgtCCTCAAGGTGAGAGCGGCTCCTTGTGGTTCTGAGGGCGGTcaggggtctgtggtctgggTCTGGGCTGGAGATATGGAGGTCTGAGGTCTGGGCTGGAGGTCTGGGGTCTGGCCTGGGGGTCTTAGGGTCTGAGGTCTGAGCTGGAGGTCTGGTGTGTTTCTTAGAgtattggagtgtgtgtgtgtgtgtgtgtgtgtgtgtgtgtgtgtgtgtgtgtgtgtgtgtgtgtgtgtgtgtgtgtgtgtgtgtgtttaaggtatTGCGTTAGTTTGTGTTGTTGGTTTTTGTTAAAGAGTTGTTTTGAAGtattgtgttaatgtgtttgttgttATGTCTTCAAGtattgtgttgatgtgtttgtgttggtatgtgttCAAGTATTGTGTTGCAGtattgtgttaatgtgtgtatgtgttaatatgtgtttatgtgttcaagcattgtgttgatgtgttggtgtgttccaggattgtgtatttgttagtgtgtttgtagtTGATTCAGTGTCTTGAGGACCCGTGTGTTCATGTCTGAGTGATGTTTGGTTTAATGAGCTGACTCCAGGACTCGCGTTACACTAGCGTTCTCCTGTCCTCTCGAACGTCGATCTGATCCGTTCAGCTTCTGTCAGTCCGCTGAAAACCACAGTGAGGCTGAGAACCACTGAGACATGAAGCTAACATTggagaaccacagagagatGGGGTTTGGATGGGGCCTGGTGAGATTGtggtctgttttttttatttgaaggaTTTCTGTTCTGGTGTGAGATGGTTCTATCTGGTGTGAGATGGTTCTGTAGGGTGGCATGGTTCTGTCTGTTGAGGAGTTGGTTCTGGAGGTTAAGATGGTTCTGTCTGTTTAGGAGTTGGTTCTGTAGGTTAAGATTGTTCTGTATGTTAAGATGGTTCTGTAGGTTAAGAGGATTCTGTCTTTTGAGGAGTTTGTTCTGTAGGTTAAGATGGTTCTGTAGGTTAAGATGGTTCTGTAAAATGGTTAAACGTCACGTCATTGAAGATGTGCAGTGATTCAGGATGTAGGGAATCCAACCTATCCTCTAGCTTATTTCCTTTAAGCCTCAGCTCATCTTCAGGTTCCTCACAGGGTGCTGTCTCTCCTGTTGAGGAACAAATGAAGTGCTCAGCGCTGTTACCTCATGAAACCATGGAAACATATATAGAGGACGATAAATCGCTACGTCTAGGTGGAGAATCTGAGCTCTGTGCTATATCCAGGTTAAGCTAGGTTGGGCTTCAATACCCCAGCGCTGATGCACTTCATGTGCTAGACcacctgtagggctggagcgcCTCTCCTGTTAGTGGTGCTTGTTAGCTGTGCTGTAGGGCTAGCCTGCGGCGCCTCCGGTTAGCCTTGCTGAAGCGCGACACCGCGGCGTGTCCGGTTGTTTAGTTTAGAACCCGATACCCCGGGGGGATCCTGGTGTTGACGGACTGGTGGTCAGATCTGATGAGCTCAGGGTCCCCAGGGTGTCAGTCATATTTAGGGTGTAACTCTGATCTCCTcgcctcaccccctctctcctctacttGTTTCCTTTCCTTCAGGCTTGGATCAACACAGACAGCCAAGATGTCAGAGTAAGTGAAGCTTTCTGTTGATAAAAACACTTAATGACCCCAGCAGTCTGAGCCCGCCCAAAATGTTACTTCTAGCCCCCATGTTCACCATCTCGTCATGACCAAGTCATGACTTCACCAAATCACGAGTTCAACAATCATGACCTCACCAAATCATGACTTCACCTAATCATGACaatcttatttttttctgaaaaaaagcaaaaagatGACATCGAGCCGCAGGCACCACCTgaaggtacctgtctgtctgtctgtctgtctgtctgtctgtctgtctgtctgtctgtctgtctgtctgtctgtctgtctgtctgtctgtctgtctgtctgtctgagtttAGTTTCAGCCATGGTTTAATCCTGCCATGTGGCTGTGTTTGGTCGTATCGTTATTTACAcacagggttagacagtacagagacgggtcattaaggagcaggtaggggttagacagtacagagacaggtcattaaggagcaggtaggggttagacagtacagagacgggtcattaaggagcaggtaggggttagacagtacagagacgggtcattaaggagcaggtaggggttagacagtacagagacaggtcattaaggagtatGCAGGGGTTGTAAAAATTATGGGCTGTTGAGTTTGATGTTGAGGAACTATCgagcacagcccccccccccccccccccccccccagacgtgTTACACTCCTCTTCCAATTACAGTTGTGTTTATCCCCTCCCCCCGACCCTCACATACCCCCTGCCCGGTCAgcgagggggcggggcaggtCAGGTGTCAGGGGATTTGACTCCCTGTGGAGAAGCTccgggtttgaaccccaatgtccccagtttacctgtaggcctcctagagcaacatgacccctgacccctacctgctcctcaggaCATTGCTCTGAGTCAGTGGATTGAGGCTTCTGCTGAATGGCAGAATAGGAAACAGTGGTAATCAGATAcattccccctccccacccccggGCAAATGTCTTGGACTCATTAGTCCAGGAATAGGCCTTCCtacgcagagacagagagcgacagcTGTCGAACCACTTCATcttagctcctcctcctcctcctcctcctccccctcctccttctcctccttgtcctccatatccctctcctgctctcctcatcACACTCTGATGGCGCCATCGAGTGGTGGAGCAGGGCCAGTCCACCTCAGCTGTTCCTTCAGGATCTGAGCTGATCTTTGCCGTGTTTTGAACAGGCCATCTCGttccctcgccccctccctaGTGTACATTACATGGTGCACTATTTAGGGATTATGAATAGGGGGAACCAGACTAgtcatatcttatcttatccGTTTGTTGTAtaggggaacgggttaacctagcgattgttactgcttggcacttgtttctatgaccatccttactgtactgacagagatatattgttgtttctcttcttctgacaaatggacttattgtaagtcgctttggatgaaagtgtctgcTACATGCCCTGAATGTGGAACCAGGTGTCTATCAGTATGTTGTGGAGTCGTGCTGTTGCAGTCGGCCAGGCTAATGGCAGTGGCTAGGCTAATGGCTGCGGCTAGGCTAATGTCTGCGGCTAGGCTAACGGCTGCGGCTAGGCTAACGGCATTGTGTTTCCTCTCTCCAGAGCTTGATACTCTCCATCGCCGCCGGCTGGCTGGCGCAGGAGAAGAAGGATGACATCGCGGCCAAGGAGGCCCACATGGCGGAAAACTGCCCCGCCCCCAAGCTGAGTGGAGACCATGCCGCTCTCATGGTACGCTggctctgttagcccctccctcacagccccccccccccttacagcccctccctcacagcgccccccccgcccccccccgtcctcacaGGGCTCCTCAGTCCCCCTGTTATGCAACCCCCTAAATAGAGTTGTACCGATACCATTATCGTAAATTCCTCTGATACTCGGGTATCGGTGAGTATGCAAGTCTCCGTGCCGATCCGATACCATCACATTACTCAGTTACTACACAGAGAACATCAAACACTACGGTGTTATGCTTCGTTCGTTAACGGTCAGAGGTGGAAAGTCAGAATTGGAAACGCCTCGTCTCCGACCTACGTGCGTTCGAGCTACCAAGTTGGAAAAACATGGATGCCCatgcaaatgtattattataattatggattataaatgttaattatctaCTCTAAACAGTGCTAACATGCTAAAAGCCGACTCCATGTTAGATAAGTTGTGCATTGAAACGTGTGTTAAGGACTATAAATCGCTACATTAAGGCGGAGAATCTGAGCTGTGTGCTCCATTCAGGTTAGCGCTAGGTCGGGTTTCGATACTCCATAGGACCACACGGGCTCGGCCTTTGAGGGGAATCCCAACTCTGTGTGTGAACAGGAAACCTGCAAGAAGATGGCAGCCCACCTCGACCGTCTGGATGAGGAGCGGTACGACATTGAGGCCAAAGTGGGCAAGGCCAACATTGAGGTACACACcccttcatcaccaccatcaccaaatAGCACCATAAGCAAACCTCACCCAATTGCACCATCACCAAACCACACCCACCTACACTATCACCAAACCACACCCACCTACTCCATCACCAAATCACACCTACTAGCAACATAAGCAAACCACACCCAATTGCACCATCACCAAACCACACCCACCTACACTATCACCAAACCACACCCACCTACACCATCGCCAAATCACACCTACTAACACCATCACCAAACCACACTCACTAGCAATAACCCCATCCCCTCACCCACTTACACTTTCACCACACCACGTCCACTAGCAACATCAACATCACCCACCCACTTACACCATCACCCCACCCACTTACACCATCCCAACATCCACTTACACCATCATCACACCCACTAGGACCGTCATCACACCTACTAGCACTATCACCACACCCACTAGCACCATCACCGCAACCACTAGCACATCCTTCTCTAGAGCACCACCCCTAACAGCACCATCTCCGCCATGCCTCTCTCCCAGATTGAGGACCTGAAGATCAAGGTGGTGGACCTGGCTGGAGTGAAGAAGCCTGCCCTGAAGAAGGTGCGCATGTCTGCTGACGCCATGCTGAAGGCCCTGCTGGGCTCCAAACACACAGTCAACTTGGACCTGAGGTCCAGCCTCAAGCAGGTCAAGAaggaggtcaaggaggaggtgagtgtcggaggaggaggagaactggTCCTGCTTGGTGTGTTGAGGCGCAGGAGGAGGCGGCGTTCTGAATGTCACTCTTTGTGTCCCGTAGCCCGCAGAGGCGGCTGGAGATTGGCGTAAGAACATTGAGGACAAGGCTGACAGGAAGAAGATGTTCGAGACTACCTAAACGACTCCTCCCCCGTTGTTCTGTTCTGGGCGCTCGTCACGTCACCGTTGGACAGTATCGATGTCCGTATCGGTAGAGGCTCAGACTGTCTTCTGGCTGAACAAAGCCTCCAGTGTCCTCCTGTTCCCTTGCTTGACGTTAACGTAGCAGAGATGTTGATGTTCCCTTGTGACCCACATAAAGAAACTGTTGTGATTTTAAGCCTGTCAGCGACATCTTGATTTGTTGCCTGTGCGATGCCACCTCACACCTCCCTATCGTACTGAAACCCAGTTTGAGCTAGACGAGATCACTTTCGTTTCAGCAACATGAGTCTTAGATCTTAGTGAGAAGTACTAAGAAGATCTTTACACAGCACTCGTGACAATGTTTACATCACAAAAAGTCCTTTAACAGAGTTCTGAACATTCAAACTTCTGCG
This genomic stretch from Gadus chalcogrammus isolate NIFS_2021 chromosome 9, NIFS_Gcha_1.0, whole genome shotgun sequence harbors:
- the LOC130388544 gene encoding troponin I, fast skeletal muscle-like isoform X2; translated protein: MSDKKMTSSRRHHLKSLILSIAAGWLAQEKKDDIAAKEAHMAENCPAPKLSGDHAALMETCKKMAAHLDRLDEERYDIEAKVGKANIEIEDLKIKVVDLAGVKKPALKKVRMSADAMLKALLGSKHTVNLDLRSSLKQVKKEVKEEPAEAAGDWRKNIEDKADRKKMFETT